Within Streptomyces albofaciens JCM 4342, the genomic segment GAAGTCGACCTTCTTCCAGGGCTCGCGGGTGCCGAGCTGGGTGGCCGGGAACATCACCGAGTGGAACGGGACGTTGTCCTTGGCCATGAACTCCGTGTAGCGCACGTCGTCGGCCTCGTACCACCACGACTTCCAGTCGCGGTTCGCCGGGTCGGCGTCCGCCCACTCCTTCGTCGAGCCGATGTACTCGATCGGCGCGTCGAACCACACGTAGAAGACCTTGCCCTCGGCGGCCAGCTCCGGCCACACGTCGCCCGGCACCGGCACGCCCCAGTCGAGGTCGCGGGTGATCGCGCGGTCGTGCAGGCCCTCGGTCAGCCACTTGCGGGCGATGGAGGAGGCCAGCGTCGGCCACTCGTCGCCCGCCTCGTCGATGAACTTCTCGACCTCGCCCTGGAGCTTGGACTGGAGCAGGAAGAGGTGCTTGGTCTCACGCACCTCCAGGTCACTGCTGCCGCTGATCGCCGAACGCGCGTCGATCAGGTCGGTCGGGTCCAGGACGCGGGTGCAGTTCTCGCACTGGTCGCCGCGGGCCTTGTCGTAACCGCAGTGCGGGCACGTGCCCACGATGTAGCGGTCCGGCAGGAAGCGGTCGTCGGCGATCGAGAAGACCTGGCGGATGGCCCGCTCCTCGATGAAGCCGTTCTCGTGCAGCTTGCGCGCGAAGTGCTGGGTCAGCTCCACGTTCTGCTGCGAGGAGCTGCGCCCGAAGTGGTCGAACCGCAGGTGGAAGCCGTCGTAGACCGCCTTCTGCGCGTCGTGCTGCTCGGCGCAGAACGCGTCGACCGACTGGCCGGCGTCCTTCGCGGCCAGCTCGGCGGGGGTGCCGTGCTCGTCCGTGGCACAGATGTAGAGCACCTCGTGCCCGCGCTGGCGCATATAGCGCGCGTACACGTCGGCCGGGAGCATGGACCCCACCATGTTGCCCAGGTGCTTGATCCCGTTGATGTACGGAAGGGCGCTGGTGATGAGGTGTCGAGCCATTGCCGGCTGCTCCCAAGTCGCTACGGTGAGTGAGGTTTTGTTCTACGGAACGTCAATATCGTACTGGACCGGTGTCCGGCCGCCGCGCCCGGTTTTCCGCGTCCCGTACGTCCCTTGATCGTTCCGGGCCGGCGGTCAGGGCTCACGGGGCGTTCAGGGCTTTACGGGGCCGTTAGGGCTTACGGGCCACGACCAGCCCCCAGGCGGGGCTGCCGTCGGGGCGCCGGGCGGCACCCTGTACCGGCACCACTTCCACGCCGAACCCGGCCGCGCGCAGGTCGGCGCGTACGGCCCCCAGCGACGAAGTCCGGTAGTACATGACGAACGGCGGACGCCACAGCGCGTTCCGCACGCGCATCACCGCGTCGAAACCGAGCAGCGTCCAGTAGAGCGCGGAGCGCGGGGGCGGCGGCGCGGCGATCGGGAAGGCGAAGATCCCGCCGGGACGCAGGGCCCGGTGGACACCGGCGAAGACGGCGGCACGCTCGGCGGGCAGGAAGTGGCCGAGGGCGCCGAAGGTGACGGCGAGGTCGAAGGCGGTGGTGAAGGGGAGGGTGCGGGCGTCGGCGCGGATGTATGTGACGGTGGGGGTGCCGCTGTGCCCGTACGCCACGGCAGGGCCGCTCGTACGGCCGTACTCCGCCTCCTGGGCCTCCGCGAGCATCCCCGCGCTGAAGTCGACGCCGACGACCCGCTCCCGGCACAGGGACCGCAGTACGCCGATGCCCGCGCCCGTGCCGCAGCAGACGTCGAGCCCCGCCCCGAACCGTCCCTCGGACGGGCCGAGACCACACAGCGCCTCGGCCGTCGCGTCGAGGATCCGGCCGGGGGTGCGGAACGGTGTGTGATCGAACTTCGGGGCCAGCAAGTCGTAGCCGCGCTCCACGGAGGAGAGGGCCTGCGCGGTCAGCTCGCGGAGCGTGGGGCCCTGGGGAGAGAACACGGGGTCAGCGTACTGAGCCGTCGGTGCTGCCGCAGCGGTACGCGGAGCGCGTCCCGTGTACCTACGGGACCTCGGCGCCTTCCCCCTCCCCATGCTTGGGCGCCTTCCCATTCACCAGTACGCCCGCGACGACCGCCGCCAGCAGCATGATCCCCGCGCCCCACCCGATGGCCACCGTGAACCCGTGCACGACGCCGTCCTTCACGACCCCGTCCCGCGCGGCGGGCGTCAGGCGCCCGCCCGCTTCCCGTGCCGCGCGCGCCAGATGACTCCCGATGTACGTCGCACTCGCCGACGTGGCGATCGTGTTCAGCAGCGCCGTACCGATGGAACCGCCCACCTGCTGAGCCGTATTGACGGTCGCCGACGTGACGCCCGAATCCTGCGGCGCCACCCCGGCCGTGGCCGTCGCCATCACCGGCATGAAGATCAGGCCCATTCCCAGCCCGACCAGAATCTCCGACGGGAGCACATGCGATACGTACGCGGGCTCGGCCGTCAGCGTCGTCAGCCAGGCGAGCCCGGCCGCCGCCAGTACGGCACCCGGCACCATCAGCACCCGTGGCGGGATGTGGTGCAGCAGCCGCGCGGATATCTGCGTCGATCCGACGATGATCGCCGCCGTGATCGGCAGAAACGCCATGCCGGTCTTCACCGGCGAATACCCCAGTACCACCTGGAGGTAGTACGTCATGAACAAGAACATCCCGAACATGGCGACGACCGCCAGCGCCATGGTCAGAAACGCACCCGCGCGATTCCGGTTCCGCACGATGTGCAGCGGCAACAACGGGTGCCGGGCCCGGCTCTGCCACCATCCGAAGACGACCAGCAGCGCGGCCCCGCCCACCAGCATCCCCAGCACCAGCCCGTCGTTCCACCCCCGCGGCTGCGCCTCGCTGCACCCGTAAACAATGGCGACCAGCCCACCACAGCCGAGGAGCACGCCCGGTACGTCCAGTCTGGCCGCCCCGCCATGCCCGCGCCGATCGTGCAGAAACACCGAAGCGCCGGCTATCGCTATGAGGGCGATCGGCACGTTCACGTACAGACACCAGCGCCAGTCCAGATACTCGGTCAGCAGCCCGCCCGCTATCAGCCCGATGGCCGACCCGCCACCCGCGATGGCACCGTAAATCCCGAACGCCTTCCCCCGTTCCTTCCCGTCCGTGAACGTCGTCGTCAGCAACGACAGCGCGGCCGGCGCCAGCAACGCCCCGAAAGCCCCCTGCAATGCCCGCGCCCCGAACAGCATCCCCTGCCCGGTGGCCGCCCCACCCAGCGCCGAAGCGACCGCAAACCCCACCAGCCCGGTGACGAACGCCCGCTTCCGCCCCACCAGATCGGCAATCCGCCCACCCAGCAACAACAACCCGCCGAACGCGAGCGTGTACGCGGTGATGACCCACTGCCGATTGGCATCCGACATGCCCAACTCCCGCTGCGCGGAAGGCAGGGCAATATTCACAATCGTCGCGTCCAGCACAACCATCAACTGCGCCAACGCAATGACAACGAGCCCCCACCACCGCCGAGGATCAGGCTCCCCCGCGGCCTCCACCCGCCCCTGCGTCCGACTCTGGCTCTGGCTCATGAGGACCTGCCTTCGCCGTGGTCAACGGTCAGCGGTCACCCGCCAAGGAGCGCCGCAGCCTCAATCCAGCGTAGGCGCCGCCCCGCGACCTCGCGCGTCGGCCGGCTGCGCTTCGCTTATTGCCCGATCGGCACCCTGATTCCTCTTGGCCTGGGTGGACTTCTCTTGCGCCAGGCGACCATTGCTCGTTTCAGAACGATCGGCTAGCCAGTACCAGGTGTTTCATGATGCCGGGAACGTGTCGATAGCGGTTAGTTTGACGTGCTGGCGTGTATGGGCTAAAAAAAATCCCCCGCGTCGCTGATGTTTTGCACGATGCTCACCATGTCGGCATGGGCCGCCATGCAAAATGATTGGTCAGAGGCCTCTATGGCGGCGGCAGTCTCGCTGAACCTCCTGCCGCTGACTTGTTGTTCGGTGATCAGCCGTGTGGGGCAGATGAGCCAGTTTTTTCTTGAGGTGTCGAAAGTCCATTCGATGTTCTTTGGGGGCGAGGTACAAATGGCGGCGATAATTTCCCTCTTTTTCTCTGTGCGTTCATGGTAGCGCCAGGCTGCATAGGGAACTTGAAGGTTCCCGCGTGAATCTCTTCCGCCTGAGACCTTGGACCATTCTAGAAGGCCCAGCGTTGAGACCCCCTGCAAGATTTCTTTCGATGTGATCACTGATCGACCGGAAGCGTGTTCATGTTCACCAGAGGGGGCCATCGTAACCTCCGTCTTTCATGATTATTTTCTTTCCCGGGTTCGAGTGGCGCAATGCCCGCTTGAAGTCGCCCAGGGGGACGGGGTCGGTTCCAAGTTCCGGGTCGTACACGTACTTTCCGTCTGTGTATACGTCATGATAGATGAAGTTTTCGTGTCGAACTCCTTGGGTCCAGTTCTGTGGCACGGCGAACTCTTCCCTTGAAGGAGTCGTGAAGTTCACGATTTTCCCATGGCCTCCGGATCGTCGCAGAATGTACTCGGCAAGTTCGGAGCAATCGACGTTGCCACCCACAGGCGCAGACCTCATGGCCTCTATCGCTGGTTGGTGTGGCGGGTGATCCGGGTGCGGCGGTCGAAAGTCGTAGGTGCCTCGTCCTCCGCCCGTTGGGGTGCAAGGCATCAAGCCGAGCGGGTCGACCCAGGAACTCGGATTGTGCACGTACCCGACTGGGTCGGGGCCGGGCTCAAGCCCGAGGGGATCCTGGGACATGTAACGGCCAGAACCTGGGTCGTAGTAGCGATGAAAGTTGTAGTGAAGCAGGGATTCGGAGTCGAAGTACTGCCCCGGGAAGCGCAACGGCGTGTACGCCGTAGCGTCTGTATTCCAGGTGGTGGTACCCCAAAGGGTGGGGCGGGACCGCCACGCGACCTCTCCCGATTCGGATACCAACTCGGTCGGAGCGCCGACCAGGTCCGTAACGATGTTGAAGAAGCGCTCGTCAATAACCCGTTGAGAGGCAAAAGCCAGGTCGGTCGTAGTGAGTTTGCGCTCCGTTTGGGTCAGGGGGGTCAGGCCCTGGTGGTCCCAGGTGAGGGTTAGGGACTGGGGGGAGTCCGGAGTGGTGGTGGATTGTTCGGTGAGGGTGGGGCCGTCCCAGGTGAAGTGGGTGGATTCGACGGGGGTGGTGCCGTCGGGGGAGAGGCGGTGTTTGGCGGTGCGGCGGCCCAGGGGGTCGTAGGTGTAGCGCCATGTGGTGCCGTCGGGGGTGGTGACGGCGGTGAGGCGGTCTTCCGCGTTCCAGGTGTAGTGCCAGGTGTCCGGCTTGCGGGAGAGGCGGGTTTTCTGGCAGAGGGTTACGCGGCCCAGGGCGTCGTGTTCGTAGCGGATGGAGCCGGCGCGGGTGATGCGGGTGCCGGTGTAGGTGCGGGGGCCTTGGGCGGAAGCGCCGGCGTGTTCGGCGGGCCAGGTGGCGTGGGTCTGGTTGCCGGACTCGTCGTAGGCGTAGGTCTCCGACCAGTCGGCGGCGGTGACGGCTGTGACGCGGCCCGCGCGGTCGAGGTCGAAGGTGCGGTGGCCTCGGGCGGAGTCGTCGATGCCGGTGAGGTTGCCGTCGGGGCGATAGGTGTAGGTGCGGGAGAGGAGGGGGGCCGGGGGCTGGGGCGCCGTACCGGTGGTCGTGGCCCCCAGTGACTGGGCGGTCAGGCGGCCGGTGGGGTCCCAGGCCTGGGTGAGAGTGAGGGCGTCGGAGAGGTGGCGGGCGATTTCGCGGCCGGCGGCGTCGTGGTCGAAGGCGATCGGGTGGCCGGAGGCCGACATGTGGGTGCGGTTGCCGGCGGCGTCGTAGGTGTAGGTGGTGGTGGCGCCGGTGGGTGTGGTGCGGGACGTGCGGCGGCCGAGGACGTCGTAGGTGAGGGACAGCGTGCGGCCGTTGACGGTTTCGGTGAGCACGCGGCCGAGGGCGTCGCGGGTGTAGGTGACGGTCGCGTCGGGGTTGGTGGTGCGGAGGAGGCGACCGGCGGTGTCGTACTCGTAGGTGGTGACGAGGCCCGCGGCGTTCTTCTCGGCGAGCGCGCCGAGGGGGGTGTGGGTGTAGGTGGTGGTCTGGCCGAGTGCGTCCGTGCGGGTGGTCAGTTGGCCGGCGGCGTCGTGCGTGTAGGTGAGGACGCGGTCGTCGAAGTCGGTCTCGGAGGTCAGGCGGCCGGCGGAGTCGTAAGCATAGGTCCAGGTCAGGCCTTGTGGGTTGGTTACCTGGGTGAGGCGTAGTTCGGTGTCGTGGGTGAAGGTGTGGCGGGTGCCGTCCGGGTCGGTGCGGGCGGCGAGCAGGTCGAAGTGGGTGTATTCGAAGCGGGTGACCTGACCGATGGCGTCGGTGTGGGAGGTGCGGTTGCCCTCGCCGTCGTACGTCCAGTGTTCGGCGGCCCCGGTCGGGTCGATGCGGGTGGCGAGCTGGCCTTCGACGGTCCAGACGAAGTGGGTGGTTTCGCCGAGGGGGTCGGTGATGGAGGTGATGCGGCCGAACGCGTCGCGCCGGTAGTGGGTGCGGGCGCCGAGCGGGTCGGTGGTGGAGAGCGGCAGGCCCGCTTCGTTGCAGTAGAGGCGGGTGGTGTTGCCGAGGGCGTCGGTGACGGAGGAGAGGTGGCCTCGGGTGTCGTACGCGTAGTGCGTGGTGGCGCCGGCGGGGTCGGTGGAAGAGGTGCGGTTGCCACCGAGGTCGTAGGTGTGGGTCCAGGTGGCACCGTCCGGGCCGGTCGTGGTCAGGGGCCGGCCACGGTCGTCGTACGTGGTCGTGGTGCGGCTGCCGTCGGGGAGGGTGATCTCCGTGGGGCGGCCTTCGTCGTCGTACGTGAAGAGGGTCGTGCGGCCGAGCGGATCGGTCACGGACAGCACGCGGTGCTTGGCGTCGCGGACCGTGCGGGTCGTGGCACCGGTCGGGTCGGTCGTGGCGACGATCTGGTGGCGGTCGTTGACGAGGTGGCGAGTGACCTGGTCGTGGGAGTTGTGGTGCAGGTTGGTGCGCAGGCCCGTGTCGGGGTCGGGGTCGCCCCAGGTGAAGTGCGCCCGTAGGTGTCCTTCGGTGCCGCTCTGCCAGATGCAGCGGTGCCGGTCGTCGTAGGCGTAGCTGTACGAGCTGTTGTTGGTGTCCGTCCAGGAGGTGATCCGGTCTGCGTCGTCGTAGGTGAAGCGGAGCGGTAGGCCGGTGGAGTTGGTGACCGTGGTGAGGTTGCCGGACTCGTCGTAGCCGTACCGGCGGATGAGCTGGTCGCCGCCGTCGGGGGCCGCTCCCGCCAGGTGGAGGGCGGTGATGCGGCCCGCTTCGGTGGTGAGGAGGAGGCGGTAGCCCGCGCTGTGGGTGATGGCGGTGGGCGTGCCGGTTTCGTCGTAGTCGAAGGTGTGGCGGTTGCCGCGGCGGTCGGATATTTCGTCGAGTACGGCTGTGTCGTCGCTGTACGTGGTGAAGTACCAGCGCGTGCCGCCGGCCGGGTCGGTGAGGACGTAGTCGCCGTCCGGGGTGCGTTCGAGCGGGTGGCCCTCTCCCTCGACGGGCAGGGTGGGGACGCCGACGGCCGGGTGCGGGTAGGCGAGGAGGTCGCCCTCCTCGCCTATGAGGACCACGCCTTCGGCGTCGATCTCCAGGCGCTGGTCGACGGTGCTCATCCAGGTGGGCCCGAACCAGCGGCCCGTCCGGTAGGACGACTCGAACGTACGGGTGAAGGTGAGCGGGAAGCTGCCGGGCAGGGTGATGTCGGTCTGCGGCAGGATCATGCGGCC encodes:
- a CDS encoding putative T7SS-secreted protein — translated: MGGVFDGLVNTVNSLADKGGDIIDGAAEKFGEGVEFVTDKTADALDTLGADGAADKVRSAGEGLADSLGAHVDERNLGESENPKDLIHGDAGAINEASSHLKDFSAAFERVGQGLRKLDSGGWEGKAADSFHEKFDAHPKQWMQAADACEAAGKALHAYGETVSWAQSKAETAIHKYKAAQDATKKAIDAYKAQVDSYNAKVDAYNSALENNSDPGQKPQKPGAFTDPGAEGRKAAEELLKSARHQRDEAAERAQHAISQALAHAPKEPRFTDRVLSDLSDGVVSGGIQLTHLAGGALRAASETVKLVRTVNPYDPYNITHPWQYASNVTTTLMGLSTTVAHPERLPKALLGTGWGSDPADAAGSLIVNLVGAKGTSGLAKGVLKAGAKGAAKDTARAALKDGGKSTLRDRARRAWCKTFGSDPIDMATGRMILPQTDITLPGSFPLTFTRTFESSYRTGRWFGPTWMSTVDQRLEIDAEGVVLIGEEGDLLAYPHPAVGVPTLPVEGEGHPLERTPDGDYVLTDPAGGTRWYFTTYSDDTAVLDEISDRRGNRHTFDYDETGTPTAITHSAGYRLLLTTEAGRITALHLAGAAPDGGDQLIRRYGYDESGNLTTVTNSTGLPLRFTYDDADRITSWTDTNNSSYSYAYDDRHRCIWQSGTEGHLRAHFTWGDPDPDTGLRTNLHHNSHDQVTRHLVNDRHQIVATTDPTGATTRTVRDAKHRVLSVTDPLGRTTLFTYDDEGRPTEITLPDGSRTTTTYDDRGRPLTTTGPDGATWTHTYDLGGNRTSSTDPAGATTHYAYDTRGHLSSVTDALGNTTRLYCNEAGLPLSTTDPLGARTHYRRDAFGRITSITDPLGETTHFVWTVEGQLATRIDPTGAAEHWTYDGEGNRTSHTDAIGQVTRFEYTHFDLLAARTDPDGTRHTFTHDTELRLTQVTNPQGLTWTYAYDSAGRLTSETDFDDRVLTYTHDAAGQLTTRTDALGQTTTYTHTPLGALAEKNAAGLVTTYEYDTAGRLLRTTNPDATVTYTRDALGRVLTETVNGRTLSLTYDVLGRRTSRTTPTGATTTYTYDAAGNRTHMSASGHPIAFDHDAAGREIARHLSDALTLTQAWDPTGRLTAQSLGATTTGTAPQPPAPLLSRTYTYRPDGNLTGIDDSARGHRTFDLDRAGRVTAVTAADWSETYAYDESGNQTHATWPAEHAGASAQGPRTYTGTRITRAGSIRYEHDALGRVTLCQKTRLSRKPDTWHYTWNAEDRLTAVTTPDGTTWRYTYDPLGRRTAKHRLSPDGTTPVESTHFTWDGPTLTEQSTTTPDSPQSLTLTWDHQGLTPLTQTERKLTTTDLAFASQRVIDERFFNIVTDLVGAPTELVSESGEVAWRSRPTLWGTTTWNTDATAYTPLRFPGQYFDSESLLHYNFHRYYDPGSGRYMSQDPLGLEPGPDPVGYVHNPSSWVDPLGLMPCTPTGGGRGTYDFRPPHPDHPPHQPAIEAMRSAPVGGNVDCSELAEYILRRSGGHGKIVNFTTPSREEFAVPQNWTQGVRHENFIYHDVYTDGKYVYDPELGTDPVPLGDFKRALRHSNPGKKIIMKDGGYDGPLW
- the metG gene encoding methionine--tRNA ligase, with the protein product MARHLITSALPYINGIKHLGNMVGSMLPADVYARYMRQRGHEVLYICATDEHGTPAELAAKDAGQSVDAFCAEQHDAQKAVYDGFHLRFDHFGRSSSQQNVELTQHFARKLHENGFIEERAIRQVFSIADDRFLPDRYIVGTCPHCGYDKARGDQCENCTRVLDPTDLIDARSAISGSSDLEVRETKHLFLLQSKLQGEVEKFIDEAGDEWPTLASSIARKWLTEGLHDRAITRDLDWGVPVPGDVWPELAAEGKVFYVWFDAPIEYIGSTKEWADADPANRDWKSWWYEADDVRYTEFMAKDNVPFHSVMFPATQLGTREPWKKVDFLKAFNWLTYYGGKFSTSQQRGIFTDAALELLPADYWRYFLMANAPESDDTSFTWELFSSSVNKDLADTLGNFVNRVLSFSRKRFGDEVPAGAAAGEAERKLGEQIAELLAEYESHMEALQFRKAAAALRALWSAGNSYLEEKAPWLEIKTDQEAAALTLRTAMNLIHLYAIVSEPFIPGAAKAMRGAFALDGDTAAWVTADEARALASVPAGTAFTVPPVLFAKITEDDLEAYRERFGAAE
- a CDS encoding MFS transporter, translated to MSQSQSRTQGRVEAAGEPDPRRWWGLVVIALAQLMVVLDATIVNIALPSAQRELGMSDANRQWVITAYTLAFGGLLLLGGRIADLVGRKRAFVTGLVGFAVASALGGAATGQGMLFGARALQGAFGALLAPAALSLLTTTFTDGKERGKAFGIYGAIAGGGSAIGLIAGGLLTEYLDWRWCLYVNVPIALIAIAGASVFLHDRRGHGGAARLDVPGVLLGCGGLVAIVYGCSEAQPRGWNDGLVLGMLVGGAALLVVFGWWQSRARHPLLPLHIVRNRNRAGAFLTMALAVVAMFGMFLFMTYYLQVVLGYSPVKTGMAFLPITAAIIVGSTQISARLLHHIPPRVLMVPGAVLAAAGLAWLTTLTAEPAYVSHVLPSEILVGLGMGLIFMPVMATATAGVAPQDSGVTSATVNTAQQVGGSIGTALLNTIATSASATYIGSHLARAAREAGGRLTPAARDGVVKDGVVHGFTVAIGWGAGIMLLAAVVAGVLVNGKAPKHGEGEGAEVP
- a CDS encoding class I SAM-dependent methyltransferase → MFSPQGPTLRELTAQALSSVERGYDLLAPKFDHTPFRTPGRILDATAEALCGLGPSEGRFGAGLDVCCGTGAGIGVLRSLCRERVVGVDFSAGMLAEAQEAEYGRTSGPAVAYGHSGTPTVTYIRADARTLPFTTAFDLAVTFGALGHFLPAERAAVFAGVHRALRPGGIFAFPIAAPPPPRSALYWTLLGFDAVMRVRNALWRPPFVMYYRTSSLGAVRADLRAAGFGVEVVPVQGAARRPDGSPAWGLVVARKP